From Heterodontus francisci isolate sHetFra1 chromosome 9, sHetFra1.hap1, whole genome shotgun sequence, the proteins below share one genomic window:
- the LOC137373515 gene encoding probable G-protein coupled receptor 139 translates to MREPTILHQTEDIYYPFLAVVGVLVNSVAILILSRGKCGLSKCITHYLVAMAVADLLVVFTDVILFTVFPFHFPDTYLNTTPALSLLHVLLYAATDISVWFTVVFTFDRFVAICCQKLKTKYCTEKTVNVVITTVSVLFCLKSVPWYFVYEPECIINNVPWGVLVSLSYYTESAWVAFHSLSIILTPFFPFVLILLLNALTVRHILVANRVRRKLLDHSKNENHTDPEMENRRKSIILLFTISGSFILLWMTNVACFLYVRFANIKNYRHPHDPAYIAEQSGYMLQLLSTCTNTCIYAVTQTKFREQLKNAVKYPFTVIVKLVK, encoded by the coding sequence TTAACTCAGTGGCCATTCTGATCCTGTCACGGGGAAAGTGtggactctccaaatgtatcacccactacctggtggccatggcagtggcagatctactggtcgttTTCACTGATGTGATACTGTTTACAGTTTTTCCTTTTCATTTCCCAGATACTTACCTGAACACCACTCCTGCACTTTCTCTCTTAcatgtcctgctttacgcagccacagacatttctgtctggttcactgtcgttttcacctttgatcgatttgttgcaatttgttgccagaagctgaaaacaaaatattgtacagagaaaactgtgaatgtggttataACAACAGTAAGTGTTCTGTTCTGTTTGAAAAGTGTTCCTTGgtactttgtatatgaacctgaATGTATAATTAACAATGTACCCTGGGGGGTTCTTGTATCACTGAGCTATTACACTGAATCTGCCTGGGTAGCATTTCACAGTCTCAGTATTATTTTAACCCCTTTCTTTCCATtcgttctgattttactgctcaatgctctgactgtcagacacattttagtggccaacaGAGTCCGCAGGAAACTACTGGATCACAGCAAGAATGAGAATCacactgacccagagatggagaaccgaaggaaatccatcattttactcttcactatatctggcagttttatactgttatggatgacaaatGTTGCATGTTTCCTTTATGTGCGATTTGCAAACATAAAAAATTACAGACATCCCCACGATCCTGCATATATCGCTGAACAATCTGGCTACATGCTGCAGCTTTTGAGCACCTGCACCAACAcctgtatttatgcagtgacccagactaaattcagagagcagctgaagaatgcAGTCAAATATCCATTCACtgttattgttaaattagttaaatgA